A genomic segment from Salvia splendens isolate huo1 chromosome 13, SspV2, whole genome shotgun sequence encodes:
- the LOC121760241 gene encoding 7-deoxyloganetic acid glucosyl transferase-like, whose translation MTSDSDQQNLRPPPHVLIFPMPVQGHLNSMLNLSHLFCLAEFDVTFIISDFSHRRLLQHTTVAATFARYPGFQFLAFPDGLPEDHPRSGHRAMEFMSSVNNVTVPLFKEMMIQENFLASATRRPVTCFVADGMLSFAADFCEENGIPLICFRTATTSYFWALFRFPQLLEAQEIPFQGKSMDELIESIPGMEGFIRRRDLPSFYRVDDLNDPVLKDIVAVTMLIKRARVAIFNTCEDLEGQIVAEVRKHVPRVFSIGPIHEQVKYRLTEKKAESSIITASLWAEDRSCIDWLDAQPSKSVIYVSFGSLALVTTEQVLEVLHGLLDSSQRFLWVMRPDSITAGNDGEDPVLVELKELVKGKGLLVAWAPQEKVLNHPAVGGFMTHSGWNSTLESIAAGVPMVCWPYFGDQTTNSRFVSEVWRIGLDIKDTCDRKIIEKAIRDLMEVRKDEFMESSANLAKLVKNTVSKGGLSYDNLDGLTQYIKSLVI comes from the exons ATGACTTCCGATTCCGACCAACAAAATCTCCGACCACCGCCGCATGTTCTGATTTTTCCGATGCCGGTCCAGGGCCACCTCAACTCCATGCTAAACCTCTCCCATCTCTTCTGCCTAGCCGAATTCGACGTCACCTTCATCATCTCCGACTtcagccaccgccgcctcctccAGCACACCACTGTCGCCGCCACCTTCGCCCGCTACCCGGGATTCCAGTTCCTGGCCTTCCCCGACGGCCTCCCCGAAGACCACCCCCGCAGCGGCCACAGAGCCATGGAGTTCATGTCTTCCGTCAATAACGTCACAGTCCCTCTCTTCAAGGAAATGATGATCCAAGAAAACTTCTTGGCTTCCGCCACTCGTCGCCCGGTTACCTGCTTCGTTGCCGACGGTATGCTGAGTTTCGCCGCCGACTTTTGTGAAGAGAATGGAATTCCTTTAATCTGCTTCCGAACTGCCACCACTTCCTACTTTTGGGCTCTCTTCCGTTTCCCTCAGCTCCTTGAAGCTCAAGAGATTCCTTTCCAAG GAAAATCAATGGATGAATTAATTGAAAGCATACCGGGAATGGAAGGTTTCATAAGAAGGCGTGACTTGCCAAGTTTCTACCGTGTCGACGACCTAAACGACCCCGTTCTCAAGGACATTGTAGCTGTAACGATGCTGATTAAGAGGGCGAGAGTTGCCATATTCAACACTTGTGAAGATTTAGAGGGGCAGATAGTTGCAGAGGTACGTAAACATGTGCCAAGAGTTTTCTCCATCGGTCCAATCCACGAGCAAGTCAAATACAGACTGACGGAGAAGAAGGCGGAGTCCTCCATCATCACGGCCAGCCTATGGGCGGAAGACCGGAGCTGCATCGATTGGCTGGACGCGCAGCCGTCTAAATCCGTCATCTACGTGAGCTTTGGGAGCTTAGCACTTGTGACTACGGAGCAAGTGTTAGAGGTCTTGCACGGCTTGCTCGATAGTTCGCAGAGGTTTTTGTGGGTCATGAGGCCGGATTCCATCACCGCCGGAAACGATGGAGAGGATCCAGTTCTGGTGGAATTGAAGGAACTTGTTAAAGGGAAGGGTTTGTTGGTGGCGTGGGCCCCACAGGAGAAGGTGCTCAACCACCCTGCGGTTGGAGGGTTTATGACGCACAGTGGATGGAATTCGACTTTGGAGAGCATTGCGGCTGGCGTGCCGATGGTATGTTGGCCTTATTTTGGGGACCAAACGACGAATAGTAGGTTTGTGAGTGAGGTTTGGAGGATCGGGTTGGATATCAAAGACACTTGTGATAGAAAGATTATTGAGAAGGCAATTAGGGATTTGATGGAAGTGAGAAAAGATGAATTTATGGAAAGTTCAGCAAATTTGGCTAAACTTGTGAAAAATACTGTTAGTAAAGGGGGTTTGTCATATGATAATCTGGATGGCCTAACTCAGTATATTAAGTCGTTGGTGATTTAA
- the LOC121762813 gene encoding 7-deoxyloganetic acid glucosyl transferase-like, with protein MGSEGEKLPPHVLIFPYPIQGHLSPMLNLAHLFCLSEFHVTFIVSDFSHRRLLQHTAVAATFARYPGFQFRTISDGLPDDHPRAGDRVLEVFPSVTNVMVPRFKKKMVDEDFLASAARRPVTCFVADGLLSFAVDFAEESRIPLLYFRTSTLSNLWAFFHINELMEAKEVPVKGDMDALVKSVPGMESFLRRRDLPSFFRGGESNDSLLKSLAAVSRQLVRAQGAIFNTFEDIEGPIISQLRSHIPNIYTIGPIHKHLKCRLVEKEAEAEILSGNFWAEDRSCIDWLNAQPPRSVIYVSFGSITVVTREQLMEFWHGLVNSSQRFLWVMRPDSITGGDQIPAELMEGTKEKGYLVKWAPQEEVLNHPAVGGFLSHSGWNSTLESIVAGVPMICWPYFGDQTINSRFVSEVWGMGLDIKDSCDRLVVEKAVREVMEVRKDEFLKRARDWSKLAKKAVSKGGSSSVNFDDLVDYVRSLVI; from the exons ATGGGATCCGAAGGTGAAAAGCTGCCGCCTCATGTCCTCATCTTCCCCTATCCGATTCAAGGCCATCTCAGCCCAATGCTCAATCTAGCTCATCTTTTCTGCTTGTCTGAATTCCACGTCACCTTCATAGTTTCCGACTtcagccaccgccgcctcctccAGCACACCGCCGTCGCCGCCACCTTCGCCCGCTACCCCGGCTTTCAGTTTCGGACGATCTCCGATGGCCTCCCCGACGATCATCCCCGCGCCGGAGACAGAGTCTTGGAAGTCTTCCCCTCCGTCACAAACGTCATGGTGCCGCGCTTCAAGAAGAAGATGGTTGATGAGGATTTTTTGGCGTCCGCGGCGCGTAGGCCGGTTACGTGCTTCGTCGCGGACGGGTTGCTCAGCTTCGCTGTCGATTTTGCGGAGGAGAGTCGGATTCCTTTATTGTATTTCCGAACTTCGACTCTTTCAAATTTATGGGCTTTTTTCCACATAAATGAGCTTATGGAAGCTAAAGAAGTTCCTGTGAAAG GAGATATGGATGCGTTGGTGAAAAGCGTACCGGGAATGGAAAGTTTCCTCCGCCGCCGCGACCTGCCGAGCTTCTTCCGCGGCGGCGAATCGAACGATTCGTTACTTAAGTCGTTAGCCGCCGTGTCGAGGCAGCTTGTGCGCGCACAAGGTGCAATATTCAACACATTTGAAGACATCGAAGGTCCGATCATATCGCAACTTCGCAGCCACATTCCGAATATCTACACCATCGGCCCTATCCACAAGCACCTGAAATGCCGGCTCGTCGAGAAGGAGGCCGAGGCCGAAATTCTCTCCGGCAACTTCTGGGCGGAAGACCGGAGCTGCATAGACTGGCTGAACGCCCAGCCGCCTAGATCGGTGATCTACGTGAGCTTTGGGAGCATAACGGTCGTCACGAGAGAGCAGTTGATGGAGTTCTGGCATGGTTTGGTGAATAGTTCTCAGAGATTCTTGTGGGTGATGCGCCCGGATTCCATCACCGGAGGTGATCAAATCCCGGCGGAATTGATGGAGGGTACTAAAGAAAAGGGTTACTTGGTGAAGTGGGCCCCGCAGGAGGAGGTGCTCAACCACCCTGCGGTGGGTGGGTTCTTATCGCACAGTGGATGGAACTCGACTCTGGAGAGCATTGTTGCGGGTGTGCCGATGATTTGTTGGCCTTATTTTGGGGATCAAACGATCAATAGTAGGTTTGTGAGTGAGGTTTGGGGAATGGGTTTGGATATTAAAGATAGTTGTGATAGGTTGGTTGTTGAGAAGGCGGTTAGAGAGGTTATGGAAGTGAGGAAGGATGAGTTTTTGAAAAGGGCACGAGATTGGTCAAAGCTTGCTAAAAAGGCTGTTAGTAAAGGTGGTTCATCATCAGTCAACTTTGATGATTTGGTTGATTATGTTAGGTCATTGGTAATTTGA